From Juglans regia cultivar Chandler chromosome 8, Walnut 2.0, whole genome shotgun sequence, the proteins below share one genomic window:
- the LOC109000541 gene encoding endoribonuclease Dicer homolog 2-like, with the protein MNSEIIKEIACLEACNQHREIGALRDNPVEEANAQERGNEPYIDEQPSYFPPELVGHIPKNSNILYHYYLMELEQKFAYDIPVHDIVLVLRDKLEPELESLHFDLDVDRGSLTVNFKYVGVINLSTDQVLLCRRFQKTLLRVLIYHDLGSLNERMDGDILGAETDYLLIPATGKHQRPVTIDWHCVNSVLFSCKKNGEFHLNCALPKDSARIVQTEDGPVCTCLLQNSLVYTHTDQFYCTTGIMGLNANSRMQHSRGKFNTYKEYYEKQHGIKLCFEHESLVSGRPIFMVKNYLQRCRNQKEKESRMSSVELPPELCSIVMSPISINTFYSFSFVPSIMHRLESLLIAANLKMMHLDHCKQNDVLPISKVLEAITTKKCQETFDLESLETLGDSFLKYAVSKQLFKTYEDQREGVLTLEKEKIISNAALCEFGCHRKLPGFIRDESFDPKKLIIPDDRSGSALSEELLFNTRKIYIRETRKMECETVADVVEALIGAFLSSGGETSALLFMEWLGIKVDFYITPYERPFLIHAEKHLNVRHLESLLNYSFRDPSLLVEALTHGSMLREIPRDYERLEFLGHSVLDYLMTKHFYYEYPGLSPELLTDTRSASVNNDCYARSAVKWELHKHILHASQELHKQIVETSNNFEKVSSESTFGWDSETTLPKVLGDIIESLAGAILVDSGYNKEMVFGSIRPLLEPLITPETSMSHPVKELMELCQKEHYNIKETNKNCNDNDGLSSITVKVLDAKGLSLIEHTATAANGKTARKLAYKEVLKSLKESKAFSGLSASHSEISIATTSTGVQAVAKRKPVFIKVDQLTPGTQGHTLAVKVVSSKPVKVTNSKPALSSRILSRHLHPIRIAECLVGDETGTIVFTARNDQVDIMKPGATVILRNAKIEMFKGFMRMVVDKWGRVEVTELANFDVKEDHNLSLVEYELVDAIEE; encoded by the exons ATGAACTCTGAGATCATAAAGGAAATTGCCTGCCTTGAAGCATGCAATCAACATCGTGAGATTGGTGCATTGAGAGATAATCCTGTGGAAGAAGCTAATGCTCAAGAAAGGG GGAACGAACCTTATATTGATGAGCAACCCAGTTATTTCCCACCTGAACTGGTCGGTCATATTCCAAAGAATTCGAATATACTGTATCATTACTACTTAATGGAGCTGGAGCAGAAATTTGCTTACGATATTCCAGTTCATGATATTGTGCTTGTCCTGAGAGACAAGCTAGAACCTGAACTTGAAAGCTTGCATTTTGACTTGGATGTTGACAGGGGTAGTTTGACAGTGAACTTTAAATATGTAGGAGTGATTAATCTTAGCACAGATCAg GTCCTTTTGTGTAGAAGGTTTCAGAAAACTCTTTTAAGAGTTCTTATTTATCATGATTTGGGAAGTTTAAACGAGCGTATGGATGGAGATATTTTGGGAGCTGAGACTGATTATCTTTTGATCCCAGCCACTGGAAAGCATCAGAGACCTGTGACCATTGATTGGCATTGCGTTAATTCTGTGCTATTTTCgtgtaagaagaatggtgaaTTTCACTTGAATTGTGCTTTACCCAAGGATTCTGCTCGTATTGTACAAACCGAAGATGGTCCTGTATGCACTTGCCTGCTTCAGAATTCTTTGGTGTACACTCACACTGATCAGTTTTATTGCACAACTGGGATTATGGGATTGAATGCAAACTCACGTATGCAGCACAGTCGTGGCAAATTCAATACTTACAAGGAGTACTATGAAAAACA GCATGGAATCAAGCTGTGTTTTGAGCACGAATCATTGGTTAGTGGGAGACCCATTTTTATGGTGAAAAATTACCTTCAAAGATGCAGAAATCAGAAAGAGAAAG aaTCAAGAATGTCGTCGGTTGAATTGCCTCCGGAGCTTTGTTCTATAGTTATGTCACCAATATCAATCAAtacattttattctttctcaTTTGTTCCTTCAATCATGCACCGGCTTGAGTCTTTGCTTATAGCTGCCAACTTAAAAATGATGCATTTGGATCATTGCAAGCAGAATGATGTTCTTCCAATCTCCAAG GTCTTGGAAGCAATTACCACAAAGAAATGCCAAGAGACATTTGATTTGGAATCCTTAGAAACGCTTGGAGATTCATTTCTCAAATATGCTGTGAGTAAACAACTTTTTAAGACCTATGAAGATCAACGTGAGGGTGTCCTTActttggagaaagaaaaaataatttcaaatgcaGCTCTTTGCGAGTTTGGATGTCACCGCAAACTTCCG GGATTTATTCGAGATGAGTCCTTCGATCCGAAAAAGTTGATCATTCCGGATGATAGATCGGGTAGTGCATTAAGTGAGGAGTTACTCTTTAATACGAGAAAAATCTATATTAGGGAAACTAGGAAGATGGAATGTGAAACTGTTGCTGATGTTGTGGAGGCACTAATTGGTGCATTTCTAAGCAGTGGCGGTGAAACATCAGCATTATTATTCATGGAATGGTTGGGTATAAAGGTGGATTTTTACATAACACCATATGAGAGACCCTTCCTAATTCACGCTGAGAAGCATCTCAATGTCAGACATTTGGAGTCCTTATTGAACTATTCATTTCGTGATCCTTCATTGTTAGTGGAAGCATTGACCCATGGTAGCATGCTTCGCGAGATTCCAAGAGATTATGAG CGACTTGAATTTCTTGGGCACTCAGTTTTGGATTATCTAATGACCAAGCATTTCTATTATGAATATCCTGGGTTGTCACCAGAACTGTTAACTGACACGAGATCTGCTTCTGTGAATAATGATTGTTATGCACGATCTGCAGTCAAGTGGGAACTGCACAAACACATCCTCCATGCCTCACAAGAACTCCACAAGCAGATAGTTGAAACTAGTAACAATTTTGAGAAGGTATCATCAGAATCAACTTTTGGATGGGACTCCGAGACAACTCTCCCCAAG GTACTTGGTGACATTATAGAGTCTCTAGCAGGTGCCATTCTTGTTGATTCAGGATACAATAAGGAGATGGTCTTTGGTAGTATAAGGCCTCTTTTAGAGCCTCTGATCACACCTGAAACGTCAATGTCTCATCCTGTAAAGGAGTTGATGGAACTATGCCAAAAAGAGCATTACAATATTAAAGAGACAAACAAGAACTGCAATGACAACGATGGTCTTAGTTCCATTACAGTAAAGGTACTAGATGCTAAAGGTCTCTCATTAATCGAGCATACAGCTACAGCTGCCAACGGAAAAACAGCAAGAAAATTAGCttataaagaagttttgaagtcCTTGAAGGAATCCAAGGCCTTTTCTGGCCTTTCGGCTTCTCATTCTGAGATTTCTATAGCGACGACGTCAACAGGGGTTCAAGCGGTTGCGAAGAGGAAGCCTGTGTTCATCAAGGTGGACCAGCTGACACCCGGCACGCAAGGCCACACCCTTGCTGTCAAGGTTGTCAGCTCCAAGCCCGTCAAGGTCACCAACAGCAAGCCTGCGCTATCGTCTAGGATTTTATCTCGGCACCTACACCCCATACGAATCGCCGAGTGCCTTGTCGGCGACGAGACTGGGACCATCGTCTTCACTGCTCGCAATGATCAAGTTGATATCATGAAGCCCGGTGCCACTGTGATCCTGCGGAATGCAAAGATTGAGATGTTTAAAGGGTTTATGAGGATGGTAGTTGATAAATGGGGGCGTGTTGAGGTCACTGAACTTGCAAATTTTGATGTTAAAGAGGATCACAATCTCTCTCTTGTGGAGTATGAGCTAGTTGATGCCATTGAAGAATGA
- the LOC118349199 gene encoding uncharacterized protein LOC118349199 gives MSTRRLRPYFQAHPIKVITSTPLQKVLQKPDTLGQLVKWSIKLSKYDISYVPRTAVKGQILVDFVTKLTNFLKETPKAPEKESWLVQVDGSSCRGGGGVGVHMIADNDMESFHAILLNFKVRNNEAEYEVNEQIPREDNWKVDRLARATSTRQEQMLPWEVTLRTVDTTAIGEEIFEIEGNSTGWANNIIRYLKVGELPTSQEEARKEEGHWWQKYESRLLSDQRPVGLKGVHKRVCPVPTTRTNLEHAPEELKSRMAPWSFAQRGIDLVSLMPPSKGGTKFIIVVVDYFTKWAEAEAMAMVTAQSVTRFTWKAINSGSKSSIRLPDTHRQNKQLEATNKTIMGILKNKVGEKKGVWADELPKILWAYKTTPNTSIGETPFSLAYKTEAMIQVEVGIPRHKKLNFDVDENGRKLEEHLNLLEEE, from the exons ATGTCGACACGGCGATTACGCCCTTATTTCCAAGCCCACCCCATAAAGGTCATCACCTCCACACCCTTGCAGAAAGTGCTCCAAAAGCCTGACACTTTAGGGCAACTGGTGAAATGGTCCATCAAGCTGAGCAAGTATGACATCAGTTATGTCCCCAGAACCGCTGTCAAGGGACAAATCCTAGTTGATTTTGTCACAAAACTGACGAACTTTCTCAAGGAGACACCGAAGGCACCAGAGAAAGAATCATGGCTAGTGCAGGTCGATGGTTCATCCTGTCGAGGAGGAGGGGGCGTGGGAGTCCACATGATAGCAGACAACGACATGGAGTCATTTCATGCTATCCTACTGAACTTCAAGGTGAGGAATAATGAAGCGGAGTACGAGGTG AACGAGCAAATTCCCAGAGAGGACAATTGGAAGGTGGACCGATTAGCAAGAGCGACATCGACAAGGCAAGAGCAAATGTTGCCATGGGAAGTAACTCTCAGGACAGTAGACACGACAGCCATAGGGGAAGaaatttttgagattgaagggaaCTCAACAGGATGGGCAAATAACATCATCAGGTACTTGAAAGTTGGGGAGCTACCCACTTCCCAAGAGGAGGCAAGGAAA GAGGAAGGTCATTGGTGGCAAAAGTATGAGAGTAGGCTATTATCGGATCAACGCCCTGTAGGACTCAAAGGAGTTCATAAAAGAGTGTGTCCAGTGCCAACTACACGCACCAATCTCGAGCATGCCCCTGAAGAACTGAAGTCGAGAATGGCCCCATGGTCGTTTGCTCAAAGGGGGATAGATTTGGTCAGCCTTATGCCCCCGAGCAAAGGAGGAACCAAATTCATCATCGTCGTTGTCGACTATTTCACCAAATGGGCAGAAGCTGAGGCAATGGCAATGGTGACTGCTCAAAGTGTGACGAGGTTTACATGGAAGGCAATC AACTCAGGATCAAAGTCAAGTATTCGTCTCCCGGACACCCACAGGCAAAACAAACAACTCGAAGCAACCAACAAGACCATAATGGGGATTTTGAAGAATAAGGTAGGTGAGAAGAAGGGGGTGTGGGCGGATGAACTCCCTAAGATCTTATGGGCATACAAAACAACACCCAATACGTCAATAGGAGAGACTCCTTTCTCCCTAGCATACAAAACCGAAGCCATGATACAAGTGGAAGTGGGGATTCCAAGGCACAAGAAGCTTAACTTTGATGTCGATGAAAATGGAAGGAAGCTGGAAGAGCACCTAAACTTACTAGAAGAAGAGTGA